In one Zobellia galactanivorans genomic region, the following are encoded:
- a CDS encoding universal stress protein, with translation MIKNILVPTDFSNYAYSALFYATRLLASKECTFYLLNVYDQLTPLEGGKPEFLVGKKLLEQLKVASNDNLTALKHRINLDNENPLHRFETISKKGNLVKTIHQMLNPYDIDLIVMGSKGHTGAKEIFLGSNTIQVADTITQCPILTVPKQRDFSKPKDLAFVTDYKRGCTKKTITPLMFITELFDAKIKVMHINEEEELSKEQQSHKEMLELCLKHIDHSFHWVRAFSDKAVAIDDFLKTKGIDMFAMVYYKHSFFERLIHEPVVKDISKYTDVPFLILPYKD, from the coding sequence ATGATAAAAAATATACTGGTGCCTACCGACTTTTCAAACTATGCCTACAGCGCGCTTTTCTACGCTACCCGCTTGTTGGCGTCAAAGGAATGTACCTTTTACCTTCTCAACGTATACGATCAACTTACCCCTTTAGAGGGGGGCAAGCCAGAATTCTTGGTAGGAAAGAAACTGCTGGAACAATTAAAGGTTGCATCCAACGATAATCTTACGGCCCTTAAACACCGTATCAACCTAGACAATGAAAACCCCTTGCACCGGTTCGAGACCATATCGAAAAAAGGAAATTTGGTAAAGACCATACACCAGATGCTCAATCCATACGACATAGATCTCATCGTCATGGGCAGCAAGGGCCATACCGGGGCTAAAGAAATTTTCTTGGGAAGCAACACCATACAAGTGGCCGACACCATAACCCAATGCCCTATTTTGACCGTTCCCAAGCAAAGGGACTTCTCAAAACCTAAAGACCTTGCCTTTGTAACTGACTATAAAAGGGGATGTACCAAAAAAACGATTACCCCCCTCATGTTCATTACCGAGCTCTTCGACGCCAAAATAAAGGTCATGCACATCAATGAAGAAGAAGAGCTAAGTAAAGAACAACAATCACATAAAGAAATGCTCGAACTATGCCTTAAACACATTGACCACAGTTTCCACTGGGTACGGGCCTTTTCCGACAAGGCCGTGGCCATTGACGATTTCTTGAAGACCAAAGGCATTGATATGTTCGCCATGGTCTATTATAAACACAGTTTTTTTGAGCGCCTTATACACGAACCTGTGGTAAAGGATATAAGTAAGTATACCGATGTTCCCTTTCTTATCCTTCCTTATAAAGACTGA
- the trxA gene encoding thioredoxin, translated as MKSSFSKIVESDTPVLVDFYADWCGPCKMLAPILKQVKDELGDAIKIVKIDVDKNQPLANTYNVRGVPTMLLFKNGKQVWRQSGVLQKNDIVQIVKSNS; from the coding sequence ATGAAAAGTAGTTTCAGTAAAATCGTAGAATCGGATACACCTGTACTGGTAGATTTTTATGCCGACTGGTGTGGGCCTTGTAAAATGTTGGCCCCTATTTTAAAACAAGTCAAAGACGAACTAGGGGATGCCATTAAGATCGTAAAGATCGATGTGGATAAAAATCAGCCCTTGGCGAATACCTATAACGTTCGTGGCGTACCCACCATGCTATTGTTCAAAAACGGAAAACAGGTCTGGCGACAGTCGGGGGTACTACAGAAAAACGATATTGTACAGATCGTGAAGTCGAACTCTTAA
- a CDS encoding Tll0287-like domain-containing protein: protein MKKYCIYLLVVLFFASCKDGQKTKTEPVDDNGQTQTVEAKEPHPGKLIMERECYMCHDPKATMANRIAPPMEAIKRHYIDSTVSKEEFTEALIKWVNDPETETKIPAAHKRFGPMPYLPNRDEAVAQIADYIYDNELERPDGFDDYFKMAHKKGMGMEECHCFDYPDPDKVYASIGMSYAKEAQMQLGKSLTKAIQEKGPVGAIGFCNLEAIKITDSVSLMKNAVIQRVSDRPRNPKNKASAQELEYIASFKEALASGEEVSPVVHTENDEVSFYAPIVTNALCLQCHGKPNEQVLPETMAALKKLYPNDKAVGYDVDQVRGMWSIAFYGDK from the coding sequence ATGAAAAAGTACTGTATTTATTTACTAGTTGTTCTCTTCTTTGCAAGTTGTAAGGACGGTCAAAAAACAAAAACGGAACCTGTTGATGATAATGGGCAAACCCAAACCGTTGAGGCCAAGGAACCACATCCGGGAAAACTCATTATGGAGAGGGAGTGCTATATGTGCCATGATCCTAAAGCGACCATGGCGAATCGGATTGCACCGCCTATGGAAGCGATCAAGAGACATTATATCGATTCGACCGTGAGCAAAGAGGAGTTTACGGAAGCCTTGATCAAATGGGTGAACGATCCGGAAACGGAAACCAAAATTCCCGCCGCCCATAAAAGGTTCGGTCCCATGCCCTATCTGCCCAACCGCGATGAGGCCGTGGCACAGATTGCCGATTATATCTATGATAACGAATTGGAACGGCCCGACGGCTTTGATGACTATTTCAAAATGGCACATAAAAAAGGTATGGGGATGGAAGAATGCCATTGTTTTGATTATCCCGACCCCGATAAAGTGTATGCCTCTATAGGGATGTCATATGCAAAAGAAGCCCAAATGCAGTTAGGGAAGAGCTTAACGAAGGCCATTCAGGAAAAGGGACCCGTAGGGGCCATAGGTTTCTGCAACCTAGAGGCCATAAAAATTACGGATAGTGTGTCTTTGATGAAAAATGCGGTCATTCAAAGGGTTTCCGATAGGCCCAGAAATCCCAAAAACAAGGCCAGTGCCCAAGAATTAGAATATATAGCCTCTTTCAAGGAAGCCTTGGCGTCGGGAGAGGAAGTATCCCCCGTGGTACATACTGAAAACGATGAAGTCTCCTTTTACGCACCAATAGTAACCAATGCCCTTTGTCTACAATGTCACGGCAAACCCAATGAGCAAGTACTGCCCGAGACTATGGCGGCACTGAAGAAATTGTACCCGAACGATAAGGCGGTCGGCTATGATGTTGACCAAGTACGTGGTATGTGGAGCATTGCGTTCTATGGTGATAAATAA
- the upp gene encoding uracil phosphoribosyltransferase produces MTIHNLGENNSLMNKFIAEIRDVDIQKDAMRFRRNIERIGEVLGYEMSKSFRYESSQVHTPLGSKEMSLPTDHVVLCSVLRAGLPLHQGLLNYFDGAENAFISAYRHHRGDEDAFEVIVNYFAAPSLEGKILVLTDPMLATGKTLENVLKVLKNHGTPAQIHIVSVIGAQEGVAHVQKVFPENTHLWISAIDPELNARGYIIPGIGDAGDLAYGEKL; encoded by the coding sequence ATGACGATTCATAACCTTGGCGAAAACAATTCGCTGATGAACAAATTCATTGCAGAAATCAGGGATGTTGATATCCAAAAGGATGCTATGCGGTTCAGGCGGAATATCGAGCGTATCGGGGAAGTGCTAGGTTATGAAATGAGCAAATCGTTTCGGTACGAAAGCAGTCAGGTACATACACCATTAGGAAGCAAGGAAATGAGCCTACCCACGGACCATGTGGTTTTGTGTTCCGTTTTACGGGCCGGACTTCCCTTGCACCAGGGGTTGTTAAATTATTTTGACGGGGCGGAAAATGCCTTTATTTCGGCATATCGTCACCATAGGGGAGACGAAGATGCCTTTGAGGTCATTGTCAACTATTTCGCGGCACCTTCCTTAGAAGGCAAGATATTGGTGCTGACAGACCCGATGTTGGCTACCGGGAAAACATTGGAGAATGTCTTGAAAGTATTAAAAAACCACGGCACGCCGGCACAGATACACATTGTTTCGGTCATAGGGGCGCAAGAGGGCGTGGCCCACGTTCAAAAGGTATTTCCTGAAAACACCCATCTATGGATTTCTGCCATTGACCCCGAGCTGAATGCCAGGGGCTATATTATTCCCGGCATAGGGGATGCAGGTGACCTGGCCTATGGCGAAAAACTTTAG
- a CDS encoding cation-translocating P-type ATPase, which translates to MAVENLGIDGLTDAQVERSRKTNGANSFAYKETNGFLDALKGILKEPMILLLLVASSIYFISGNFGDGIFMVAAIVLVGSISLYQDSRSRKALEKLKNLTEPNCQVIRNGKVVEIPSEELVVGDSLIVEEGTMVPADGTIVHSNDFSVDESILTGESLSVFKDVSSTDNTIFSGTTVASGLAIAVVTAIGNHTQLGKIGNSLNTIEDEKTPLELQIANFVKQMALWGGLTFLLVWGINYFNSRDVLDSLLKALTLAMSILPEEIPVAFTTFMALGAWRLMKLGVVVKQMKTVETLGSATVICTDKTGTLTQNKMSLARLFSMKAARVVSLEESLNNEEKELITIAMWASEPIPFDPMETALHQAYGKHTDVDERPNYHMIHEYPLGGKPPMMTHVFENRAGQRIIAAKGAPEALIQGSHLSAEEKRSIYSTIEELGKQGFRLLGVGQALFEGNDFPQYQQDFKFEFKGLVAFYDPPKENIPQVLKDFNTAGINVKLVTGDNAATAVAIAKEIDFIGYDKCMSGDELMQLTDAELQERVTDTQVFSRMFPEAKLRIINALKVNNEVVAMTGDGVNDGPALKAAHIGIAMGKKGTEIAKQAASLILVDDDLSKMVDAIAMGRKIYTNLKKAIQYIISIHIPIILTVFIPLALRWSFPSIFSPSHVILLELIMGPTCSIIYENEPMEKNTMNKRPRPFTTTFFNFNELITSIVQGLIITLASLSVYQYAVAQSLDEDTTRTMVFMVLIVANIFLTLVNRSFYYSLWTTLRYKNNLVALIIGITIALTTSLLFVPPLTAFFEFSTLNVDQLFVCLLAGSISVLWYEVVKWGKRLGAKEN; encoded by the coding sequence ATGGCCGTTGAAAACTTGGGTATTGATGGACTGACCGACGCGCAGGTAGAACGATCAAGAAAAACCAACGGGGCCAATTCATTTGCTTATAAGGAAACAAACGGTTTTTTAGATGCCCTAAAAGGTATCTTAAAAGAACCTATGATCCTTTTGCTCTTGGTGGCCTCCTCCATTTATTTTATCAGCGGTAATTTTGGCGACGGTATCTTTATGGTCGCCGCCATTGTATTGGTGGGCTCCATTTCGCTTTATCAAGATTCGAGAAGCCGGAAGGCCTTGGAAAAACTAAAGAACCTGACCGAACCCAACTGCCAGGTCATCCGTAACGGCAAGGTCGTGGAGATTCCCAGTGAGGAGCTGGTCGTTGGCGACAGCCTGATCGTAGAGGAAGGCACAATGGTTCCTGCGGATGGCACCATCGTTCATTCCAACGACTTCTCCGTAGACGAATCCATACTCACCGGAGAATCGCTTTCGGTCTTTAAGGATGTTTCTTCTACCGATAACACTATTTTTAGCGGCACCACCGTAGCCAGTGGTCTGGCCATTGCCGTCGTTACCGCTATAGGCAACCACACCCAACTGGGAAAAATCGGCAACAGTCTAAACACCATTGAAGACGAAAAAACGCCCTTAGAACTGCAAATCGCAAATTTTGTAAAGCAGATGGCTCTTTGGGGCGGCCTTACGTTTCTTTTGGTATGGGGCATTAATTACTTCAATTCGCGTGATGTACTCGATAGTTTACTAAAGGCCCTGACACTTGCCATGAGTATTCTTCCTGAAGAGATTCCCGTGGCCTTTACCACCTTTATGGCCTTGGGAGCCTGGCGACTGATGAAATTGGGCGTTGTGGTAAAACAGATGAAAACGGTGGAGACCTTGGGTAGCGCTACCGTTATATGCACCGATAAAACCGGGACCCTCACCCAGAACAAAATGAGCCTGGCCCGATTGTTTTCCATGAAGGCAGCAAGGGTAGTCTCTCTCGAGGAAAGCTTAAATAACGAAGAAAAAGAGCTGATTACCATAGCCATGTGGGCCAGTGAACCCATACCTTTTGACCCCATGGAAACCGCTTTGCACCAAGCCTATGGAAAGCATACGGATGTGGACGAAAGGCCCAATTACCATATGATCCACGAATATCCGCTAGGCGGAAAGCCCCCCATGATGACGCATGTGTTCGAAAATCGGGCCGGCCAGCGGATCATTGCCGCCAAGGGCGCACCGGAAGCCCTGATACAAGGCTCGCACCTCAGCGCCGAGGAAAAGCGATCCATCTATTCTACCATAGAGGAACTGGGCAAACAAGGCTTTCGTTTATTGGGCGTAGGGCAGGCCCTATTCGAAGGAAACGATTTTCCTCAATACCAACAGGACTTTAAATTCGAATTTAAGGGACTGGTGGCCTTTTACGATCCGCCTAAGGAAAACATCCCACAGGTGCTCAAAGATTTCAATACGGCCGGAATAAACGTAAAACTGGTAACGGGAGACAATGCCGCTACGGCCGTAGCCATTGCCAAGGAAATCGATTTTATTGGTTACGATAAATGTATGTCGGGTGACGAATTGATGCAGTTGACCGATGCGGAATTACAGGAGAGGGTAACGGACACCCAAGTGTTCAGCCGAATGTTTCCCGAAGCCAAGCTTAGAATTATCAATGCCCTAAAAGTGAACAACGAAGTCGTGGCCATGACAGGTGACGGGGTCAACGACGGCCCGGCGCTCAAGGCGGCACACATCGGCATTGCCATGGGAAAAAAGGGCACGGAAATCGCCAAGCAGGCGGCCTCATTGATTTTGGTCGACGACGACCTCTCTAAAATGGTAGATGCCATTGCCATGGGACGAAAGATCTATACCAACCTCAAAAAAGCGATCCAGTATATTATCTCCATCCATATTCCCATCATATTAACGGTATTTATCCCCTTGGCCTTGCGGTGGAGCTTCCCTTCTATATTTTCACCATCGCATGTTATTTTGTTGGAACTCATCATGGGGCCCACCTGCTCCATTATTTACGAAAACGAGCCCATGGAAAAAAATACCATGAACAAGAGACCCCGGCCGTTTACGACCACATTTTTCAATTTCAACGAATTAATTACAAGCATCGTACAAGGTCTAATCATTACCTTGGCTTCACTATCGGTATACCAATATGCCGTAGCGCAAAGCCTTGATGAGGACACTACCCGTACCATGGTCTTTATGGTGCTGATCGTGGCCAATATCTTTTTGACCTTGGTGAACCGATCTTTCTATTACTCGCTATGGACGACCTTGAGGTACAAGAACAATCTAGTTGCCCTGATTATCGGCATAACGATCGCCTTGACCACTAGCCTACTCTTCGTGCCCCCCTTGACCGCCTTCTTTGAATTCAGCACCTTAAATGTAGACCAATTGTTCGTTTGCCTATTGGCCGGTAGTATTTCGGTACTCTGGTATGAGGTGGTAAAATGGGGCAAACGCCTAGGAGCTAAGGAAAACTAG
- a CDS encoding efflux RND transporter periplasmic adaptor subunit, which yields MRYIFIWVLVLVLQSCGDDEEKILPQKAELTESVYASATVQPDSLYKVYSAVGGILDRNLVEEGDRVKKGSPLLQIINNTPKLNTENAKLSLRLAQENYNGSAAVLKGLEDEIKAATLSFHNDSINFYRQKRLWSQNIGSKVEFDNRKLAYELSRNNLNLLKSKYERTKNELLTQVRQARNNYESAQINTKDFTVTSKINGKVYELMKEPGEIVSTMEPIAAVGSDSDFIIKMLVDEVDIVKLSLGQKTLVTLDAYPSEVFVATVDKIYPRKDERSQTFTVEASFDDPPKILYPGLAGEGNIIIAQKKEALTIPKTYLINGNSVRTAKGMVEVVTGLQNLDRVEIVEGIGENTELLKPEQ from the coding sequence ATGCGTTATATATTTATATGGGTCTTGGTATTGGTACTGCAATCATGCGGTGATGATGAGGAAAAAATCCTTCCCCAAAAAGCGGAACTCACCGAATCGGTCTATGCCTCGGCTACGGTACAGCCCGATAGTCTGTATAAGGTGTATTCGGCCGTTGGCGGAATTTTAGACCGCAATTTGGTAGAGGAGGGCGATCGTGTCAAAAAGGGAAGCCCTTTGCTGCAGATTATCAATAACACCCCCAAACTGAATACGGAAAATGCCAAGCTTTCGTTACGCTTGGCCCAAGAAAACTATAACGGAAGCGCGGCCGTGCTCAAGGGCTTGGAAGACGAAATAAAAGCGGCCACCCTATCGTTTCATAACGATTCCATCAATTTCTATAGACAGAAACGCCTGTGGTCACAAAACATAGGGTCTAAGGTTGAATTTGATAACCGTAAATTGGCCTATGAGCTTTCCCGAAACAATCTTAACCTCCTGAAAAGTAAGTACGAGCGTACCAAGAACGAACTGTTGACCCAAGTACGCCAAGCACGGAACAACTATGAGTCGGCACAGATCAATACAAAGGACTTTACGGTAACGAGCAAGATCAATGGCAAGGTCTATGAACTGATGAAAGAACCCGGTGAAATCGTAAGCACGATGGAGCCCATAGCCGCAGTAGGGAGCGATTCGGATTTTATCATCAAAATGCTGGTAGACGAAGTGGATATCGTAAAACTCAGTTTGGGCCAAAAGACCTTGGTTACCTTAGATGCATACCCTTCGGAGGTCTTCGTTGCCACGGTAGACAAAATCTATCCGCGTAAGGATGAGCGCTCACAGACCTTTACGGTAGAGGCCAGTTTTGACGACCCGCCAAAAATCCTGTATCCGGGGTTGGCAGGTGAGGGCAATATTATCATCGCCCAAAAGAAAGAGGCATTGACCATTCCCAAGACCTATCTTATAAATGGCAATAGCGTACGTACCGCTAAGGGTATGGTAGAGGTGGTTACGGGATTGCAAAATTTAGATCGGGTAGAGATTGTTGAGGGAATCGGCGAAAATACCGAGCTGTTAAAACCGGAACAATGA
- a CDS encoding ABC transporter permease has product MTNWSVILNIAKTHLVTKVKSTATAALGVTFGIGAYITLISFMTGLNVMLDGLILNQTPHIHLYNEIEPSETQPISLYDEFQNSVNIVHSIKPRQSQKKIHNALPILSYLKKDKEVKGATPQLRAQIFYLSGSIELSGNLVGIDIMEETRLSNMGDYIVQGSPQALKNTENGILLGSGLAEKMSLSVGDRVQVSTVSGDIFPLKIVGFYQSGVADVDNIQSFANLKTVQRILGEAQNYITDINIRLFNIEGAPAMAKRLQKQFDIKATDINEANAQFETGSNIRNLITYAVSITLLIVAGFGIYNILNMLIYEKMKDIAILKATGFSGRDVQLIFMSQAMIIGVVGGVLGLLLGFGLSHIIDNVAFETAALPTIKTYPISFDISYYVVGLTFALLSTFIAGWLPSVKAKHIDPVRIIRGT; this is encoded by the coding sequence ATGACCAATTGGAGCGTTATATTGAACATTGCCAAAACACATTTGGTAACCAAGGTAAAGTCTACGGCTACCGCAGCCTTGGGGGTTACGTTCGGTATTGGCGCCTATATTACCCTGATCAGCTTTATGACCGGTCTGAATGTTATGTTAGATGGACTCATCTTGAACCAAACGCCGCATATTCATTTGTACAACGAGATCGAACCGAGCGAAACCCAGCCCATATCGCTTTATGACGAATTTCAAAATTCGGTAAACATTGTGCATTCGATTAAACCTAGACAAAGTCAGAAGAAGATTCATAACGCCCTGCCCATTTTAAGCTATCTCAAAAAGGATAAGGAGGTAAAAGGGGCCACGCCCCAGCTCAGGGCCCAGATTTTTTATTTGTCGGGTTCCATAGAATTGAGCGGTAACCTAGTGGGTATCGATATTATGGAGGAGACACGACTCTCCAACATGGGCGATTACATCGTTCAAGGAAGCCCTCAAGCCCTTAAGAATACCGAAAATGGCATATTGCTAGGTTCGGGCCTTGCCGAAAAAATGTCCTTGTCGGTGGGGGATAGGGTACAGGTAAGTACCGTATCGGGCGATATTTTTCCCTTGAAAATAGTAGGTTTCTACCAAAGCGGGGTGGCCGATGTAGACAACATTCAGAGTTTTGCCAACCTTAAGACCGTACAGCGGATTCTAGGCGAGGCACAGAACTATATTACCGATATCAATATTAGGCTTTTTAATATTGAAGGGGCGCCGGCCATGGCAAAACGGCTGCAAAAACAGTTTGACATAAAGGCTACGGATATCAATGAGGCCAATGCCCAGTTCGAGACCGGATCCAACATTAGAAACCTGATTACCTATGCCGTATCCATTACTTTGTTGATCGTGGCGGGCTTCGGAATTTACAACATCTTGAACATGCTCATCTACGAAAAAATGAAGGATATCGCCATTCTGAAAGCCACGGGTTTTTCGGGGCGCGATGTACAGCTTATTTTTATGAGCCAGGCCATGATCATCGGGGTGGTAGGAGGTGTTCTCGGACTCCTCCTTGGCTTCGGCCTATCGCATATCATAGACAATGTAGCTTTTGAGACGGCCGCCCTGCCCACCATAAAGACCTATCCTATAAGTTTTGATATCAGCTACTATGTAGTGGGACTCACTTTTGCACTGCTTTCTACTTTTATTGCGGGTTGGCTGCCTTCCGTAAAGGCCAAACACATAGATCCGGTGCGCATTATTCGTGGAACTTAA
- a CDS encoding ABC transporter ATP-binding protein, translated as MEYVLETKNINKHFYKPKDFHVLKDISFGVKVGEFASIMGKSGSGKSTLLYILSTMDTDYTGELYLNHELVTGRSHQELSRIRNKHIGFVFQFHYLLSEFSVLENVMLPAKKLNEKSHADIKRDAMQKLEMLHIDYLAQQRASRISGGEKQRVAIARALINNPIILMGDEPTGNLDSQNSDNVFNIFKRLKEEEGLSLLVVTHDEDFAQRTDRIIQMEDGRIIS; from the coding sequence ATGGAATATGTTCTAGAAACGAAAAACATCAATAAGCATTTTTATAAGCCAAAGGACTTTCATGTACTTAAGGATATCTCTTTTGGGGTGAAAGTGGGCGAGTTTGCTTCCATTATGGGAAAATCCGGCTCGGGAAAATCTACCTTACTCTATATTTTATCGACCATGGATACCGACTATACAGGTGAACTCTACCTCAATCATGAACTGGTCACGGGAAGGTCGCATCAAGAACTGTCGCGTATTAGAAACAAGCATATAGGCTTTGTCTTTCAGTTCCATTACTTATTGTCGGAATTCAGTGTTTTGGAAAATGTCATGCTTCCGGCAAAGAAACTGAACGAGAAATCACATGCCGATATAAAACGCGATGCTATGCAAAAGCTAGAAATGCTTCATATCGATTATCTGGCCCAACAACGCGCTTCGCGAATATCGGGGGGTGAAAAGCAACGGGTAGCCATAGCCAGGGCCTTGATCAATAATCCCATCATTCTTATGGGGGATGAACCTACCGGAAATCTCGACAGTCAGAACTCGGATAACGTTTTTAATATATTTAAAAGGCTGAAAGAGGAAGAGGGACTTTCCCTTTTGGTGGTGACCCATGACGAGGATTTTGCCCAACGAACGGACCGTATTATCCAGATGGAAGACGGACGTATTATATCTTGA
- a CDS encoding SpoIIAA family protein — translation MIEKLKTYEGNSLALEVIDGFTETDEKLALKFFQEKIDEGYDHVNVLVKLDELKISHSEVKALVEDAKWTLGNYGQIGNIAVVANSNILKALVSLDALFFERLRKGYEERYFDISQLDEALQFIAPNP, via the coding sequence ATGATTGAAAAATTAAAAACTTATGAGGGCAACTCCCTAGCTTTAGAGGTTATAGACGGATTTACCGAAACCGATGAAAAATTGGCCCTAAAGTTCTTTCAAGAAAAAATTGACGAAGGATACGACCATGTGAATGTACTGGTAAAGCTTGACGAGTTGAAAATTAGCCATAGTGAGGTAAAAGCACTTGTGGAAGATGCCAAATGGACCCTAGGGAATTACGGGCAAATAGGGAATATAGCCGTTGTGGCCAATTCGAACATCTTAAAGGCCTTAGTGTCCCTTGATGCTCTTTTCTTTGAAAGACTGCGAAAAGGTTACGAAGAGCGTTATTTTGATATTTCACAATTGGATGAAGCGCTCCAGTTTATAGCACCTAATCCATAA
- a CDS encoding L,D-transpeptidase, whose translation MLDSKKRIYGLVPKSIWILLGVLVLCVEGCHNRGSATMATKADIHQGKPMPLPHKKAKTYEDIHISRNIKVAEYFEYLDSLVQRYDSLVPYPLSEHLLVRNNPWIVDTLANTDYYRMMARDSFVYDQRQMIILPEGSVLHLPDSAKACRLLDDFAHTEIDVNIPEFKLRIFQDSVLLHTFPVRVGQNRQRYLKMGDRITDLRTKTGEGSIIRHAKHPDFYNPVNGHQFYVTKRDDGKLTQMPQIPWIETEINGIRNGQMIHPTTNPKSLGKAYSNGCIGTREADAWVIYYYAPLGTRLKIRYDLETYFEGSVISVLKDIYGLEE comes from the coding sequence ATGTTAGACTCGAAAAAGCGCATTTATGGTTTGGTTCCAAAGTCAATTTGGATTCTCCTTGGCGTACTTGTCCTATGTGTGGAAGGTTGCCACAACCGCGGTAGTGCTACCATGGCAACTAAGGCGGATATACATCAGGGGAAACCGATGCCCCTTCCCCATAAAAAGGCGAAGACCTATGAAGATATACACATATCGCGAAACATCAAGGTGGCCGAGTATTTTGAATATTTGGATTCTTTGGTGCAACGCTACGATTCCTTGGTGCCCTATCCCTTGTCGGAACATCTGCTGGTGCGGAACAATCCGTGGATTGTAGATACTTTGGCGAATACCGATTATTACCGTATGATGGCCAGGGATTCTTTTGTGTACGATCAAAGGCAGATGATCATACTGCCCGAGGGAAGTGTACTGCACCTTCCTGACTCGGCAAAGGCCTGTCGCCTACTTGATGATTTTGCCCATACCGAGATCGATGTAAATATACCCGAGTTTAAACTGCGTATTTTTCAAGATTCCGTTTTGCTCCATACATTTCCGGTCAGGGTAGGGCAGAACCGACAACGTTATTTGAAAATGGGAGACCGTATTACCGATTTAAGAACTAAAACCGGGGAAGGAAGCATTATTAGACATGCAAAGCACCCAGACTTCTATAATCCCGTAAACGGGCATCAGTTTTATGTGACCAAACGTGATGACGGAAAGCTTACGCAGATGCCACAAATCCCATGGATAGAGACCGAGATCAATGGAATAAGGAACGGACAGATGATACATCCGACCACGAATCCCAAGAGTTTGGGGAAGGCTTATTCCAATGGGTGCATAGGTACCCGTGAGGCCGATGCTTGGGTCATATATTATTATGCCCCCTTGGGTACCAGATTGAAAATCCGCTATGATCTGGAAACCTATTTTGAAGGTTCGGTAATATCGGTCTTAAAGGATATCTACGGGCTTGAGGAATGA